In Parus major isolate Abel chromosome 3, Parus_major1.1, whole genome shotgun sequence, the following are encoded in one genomic region:
- the CENPW gene encoding centromere protein W isoform X1, whose protein sequence is MRSTAPRSTLRKIIKKHKPQLRLAANADLLVHLNFLLFLHRLAEEARTNAFENKSKIIKPEHTISAAKAQQGKNFKESTDGSRALLLPELY, encoded by the exons atgaggagcaCGGCGCCTCGCAGCACTTTGCggaaaataataaagaagcATAAGCCGCAGTTACGCCTGGCGGCGAACGCCGACCTGCtg gtTCATTTGAACTTCTTACTGTTTCTCCATCGGCTAGCAGAAGAAGCCCGGACAAATGCTTTTGagaacaaaagtaaaataattaaacctGAGCACACCATATCTGCAGCGAAG GCCCAACAGGGTAAGAACTTCAAGGAATCTACTGATGGCTCCAGAGCACTATTGCTGCCTGAATTGTATTGa
- the CENPW gene encoding centromere protein W isoform X2, which translates to MRSTAPRSTLRKIIKKHKPQLRLAANADLLVHLNFLLFLHRLAEEARTNAFENKSKIIKPEHTISAAKVILKKSRG; encoded by the exons atgaggagcaCGGCGCCTCGCAGCACTTTGCggaaaataataaagaagcATAAGCCGCAGTTACGCCTGGCGGCGAACGCCGACCTGCtg gtTCATTTGAACTTCTTACTGTTTCTCCATCGGCTAGCAGAAGAAGCCCGGACAAATGCTTTTGagaacaaaagtaaaataattaaacctGAGCACACCATATCTGCAGCGAAG gttattttaaagaaaagcagaggctAG